The following proteins come from a genomic window of Bacteroidota bacterium:
- a CDS encoding sigma-70 family RNA polymerase sigma factor, with product MIKQSHIDQLDEQKIIDGAIRKDHACQKWIYEKFANKMMAVCLRYTADADEAKDLLQDSFIRVFDYLHQFGHKGSLEGWVRRVVVTSALNHYNVAKRRFTDVDIDAVDWEKGASYTPYNAQYTMEELTMLIKQLPPMAQTVFNLFAVDGYSHNEIAEMLSISDGTSKSNLFRARALLQEKLKNLEQHSYGQVRQHR from the coding sequence TTGATTAAGCAAAGCCATATAGACCAATTAGACGAGCAGAAAATCATTGACGGGGCAATAAGGAAAGACCATGCCTGCCAAAAGTGGATTTATGAAAAATTCGCTAACAAAATGATGGCTGTTTGTTTACGCTACACAGCCGATGCTGATGAGGCCAAGGACTTGCTGCAAGATTCGTTCATTCGCGTGTTCGATTACCTGCACCAATTTGGGCACAAAGGCTCGCTTGAGGGATGGGTAAGACGGGTGGTTGTAACCTCGGCACTCAACCATTACAATGTGGCAAAAAGGAGGTTTACGGATGTAGACATAGACGCAGTAGACTGGGAAAAAGGGGCATCGTACACGCCTTATAACGCCCAGTACACCATGGAAGAGTTGACCATGTTGATAAAGCAACTACCGCCCATGGCACAAACGGTTTTCAATCTATTTGCCGTGGATGGATATAGCCACAACGAGATTGCGGAGATGCTTAGTATTAGCGACGGCACATCGAAGAGCAATTTGTTTAGGGCAAGGGCATTATTACAAGAAAAATTAAAAAATTTAGAACAACATAGTTATGGACAAGTTAGACAACATAGATGA
- a CDS encoding aminotransferase class I/II-fold pyridoxal phosphate-dependent enzyme produces the protein MQDLFKKLEANMGPLGMHAKQSHGYYTFPKLEGDISAHMNFRGKEKLVWSLNNYLGLANHPEVRKADAEAAAQYGMAYPMGARMMSGESDNHEALERELAAFIGTEDTILLNFGYQGMVSAIDALVDRHDVIVYDAESHACIVDGVRLHAGKRFIFKHNDVAGAEKQLQRATELVKDTPGSILLITEGVFGMSGAQGNLKDIVALKEKYNFRLFVDDAHGFGTMGKTGAGTGEEQNCMDGIDIYFSTFAKSMASIGAFIGSTKEVITYLRYNSRSQIFAKSLPMPLVQGARKRLELLRTQPELKANLWKIVSALQNGLRNAGFNIGITTTPVTPVLLNGTIPEATALTLDLRENYDIFCSIVVYPVVPKDVIMLRLIPTAVHTVADVDRTIKAFKEVKEKLEAGQYNVQQIVEAGVR, from the coding sequence ATGCAGGATTTATTTAAGAAATTAGAAGCGAATATGGGGCCTTTGGGCATGCATGCCAAGCAATCGCACGGCTACTATACATTTCCAAAACTAGAAGGGGACATTAGTGCCCACATGAATTTTAGGGGCAAAGAAAAACTCGTGTGGAGCCTTAATAACTATTTGGGCTTGGCCAACCATCCCGAAGTTCGCAAAGCCGACGCAGAAGCTGCCGCACAATACGGAATGGCATACCCCATGGGAGCCCGCATGATGAGTGGCGAAAGCGATAACCACGAAGCCCTTGAACGCGAGCTTGCAGCCTTTATAGGCACAGAAGATACCATCCTCCTCAACTTTGGATATCAAGGTATGGTTAGTGCCATTGATGCATTGGTAGACAGGCACGACGTAATTGTATATGATGCCGAAAGCCATGCCTGTATAGTTGATGGTGTGAGACTGCACGCAGGCAAACGTTTCATTTTTAAACACAATGATGTGGCCGGTGCCGAGAAACAATTGCAACGAGCTACCGAGTTGGTAAAAGATACTCCCGGTTCTATTTTACTTATTACCGAAGGCGTATTTGGTATGAGTGGAGCACAGGGCAATTTGAAAGATATAGTAGCACTAAAAGAAAAATATAATTTCCGTTTGTTTGTGGACGATGCACATGGATTTGGAACCATGGGCAAAACAGGAGCAGGCACTGGAGAAGAGCAAAACTGCATGGATGGTATCGATATATACTTTAGCACATTTGCTAAAAGTATGGCTTCTATAGGTGCCTTTATAGGCAGCACTAAAGAAGTAATAACCTACTTACGCTATAATAGCCGCTCACAAATATTTGCCAAATCATTGCCCATGCCTTTGGTGCAGGGAGCAAGAAAAAGATTGGAACTGCTACGCACACAACCCGAACTAAAAGCCAACCTATGGAAAATAGTAAGTGCCCTACAAAACGGTTTAAGGAATGCAGGTTTTAATATAGGTATTACCACCACCCCTGTAACCCCAGTATTGCTCAATGGCACCATACCAGAGGCCACAGCACTAACTTTAGATTTGCGTGAAAACTATGATATTTTCTGCTCTATAGTAGTATACCCTGTAGTACCCAAAGATGTAATTATGCTCCGTTTGATACCCACAGCCGTGCATACTGTTGCCGATGTAGACAGAACTATTAAAGCCTTTAAAGAAGTAAAAGAAAAACTGGAAGCGGGGCAGTATAATGTGCAGCAGATAGTAGAAGCAGGAGTGAGGTAA
- the recQ gene encoding DNA helicase RecQ, whose amino-acid sequence MTDIELQTPKEALKYYFGFDTFKGHQENIITATLNGEDSFVIMPTGAGKSLCYQLPALMMEGTAIIISPLIALMKNQVDQIRGFNESDTVAHFLNSSLSKADIQKVKDDTRSEKTKMLYIAPETLKKEETIDFLKEIKVSFIAVDEAHCISEWGHDFRPEYRRIKLITKELGNVPMMALTATATPKVQSDIQKNLQMTEATLFKSSFNRHNLYYEIRPKGKKDANVKNIVSYIKSKPNRSGIIYCLSRKRVEEISEILNVNGIKSIPYHAGLDAKTRASHQDKFLMEDVKVVVATIAFGMGIDKPDVRFVMHYDVPKSLEGYYQETGRAGRDGIESDCVLYYNPADIEKLESFMKDKPVAEREIGSLLTFETQSFVESSGCRRKMLLHYFGESFNDENCNNMCDNCRHPKPKEEVTNETKMFLEAVRDLGEKFDVDHLAQIFMGERTQAITLNRHDKLPVFASGAYRDMAFWKSIGRLCMLNLYTFKDIENYGLVKMNAKGAAWLAAPQKEMMAKDQSFERVTDEDGSSFEVEAVYDDQLFTILKDLVKTVAKEKKLPPYVIFTDPSLEDMAVKYPITMEELQNIQGVNSNKAAKYGQKFIEAISNYVEENEIERPDDMVVKSVVNKSGAKVALILNIDKKNSIDDIARGRGMNRDEMVAEIEGIIYTGTKLNLRYAAQSILDQNQQDEIFEYYRQSSSDDLEEAVKYFDRDYNHEEMRLMRMIFISEVAN is encoded by the coding sequence ATGACAGATATAGAATTGCAAACCCCCAAAGAAGCCCTAAAATATTATTTTGGGTTTGACACATTTAAAGGACATCAGGAAAACATTATCACTGCCACACTGAATGGAGAAGATAGTTTTGTTATTATGCCTACAGGGGCAGGAAAAAGTTTATGCTACCAATTGCCAGCCTTAATGATGGAGGGGACCGCTATAATAATATCACCACTTATCGCATTGATGAAGAACCAGGTCGATCAGATTAGAGGATTCAACGAAAGTGATACCGTGGCCCACTTCTTAAACTCATCACTTTCGAAAGCAGATATACAAAAGGTAAAAGACGACACGCGATCAGAGAAAACAAAAATGCTGTACATCGCTCCAGAAACGCTTAAGAAAGAAGAGACCATTGATTTTTTGAAAGAAATAAAAGTATCATTTATAGCAGTGGACGAAGCTCACTGTATTAGTGAATGGGGTCACGATTTCAGACCTGAGTACCGCAGAATAAAACTGATAACCAAAGAACTTGGCAATGTGCCGATGATGGCTCTTACTGCAACTGCCACTCCCAAAGTACAAAGTGATATACAGAAGAATTTGCAAATGACGGAAGCTACTTTATTTAAGTCTTCGTTCAACCGTCACAATTTGTATTATGAAATTAGACCCAAAGGAAAGAAGGATGCCAATGTAAAAAACATTGTTTCCTATATCAAGTCGAAACCAAACCGCAGCGGAATTATATATTGCCTCAGTCGCAAACGAGTTGAAGAAATATCGGAGATACTAAATGTGAATGGTATTAAATCTATTCCTTACCATGCGGGGCTCGATGCCAAAACAAGGGCGTCGCACCAAGACAAGTTTTTGATGGAGGATGTAAAAGTGGTTGTAGCAACTATAGCATTTGGTATGGGGATCGATAAACCCGATGTGCGGTTTGTGATGCATTATGATGTACCCAAATCGTTAGAAGGATATTATCAAGAAACAGGACGTGCAGGCAGAGACGGGATAGAGAGCGACTGTGTATTATATTATAATCCGGCTGATATAGAAAAGCTGGAGAGTTTTATGAAAGACAAGCCAGTTGCCGAACGCGAAATTGGGTCGCTGCTTACTTTCGAAACACAATCTTTTGTAGAATCGAGCGGTTGCCGCCGCAAAATGCTACTGCATTATTTTGGCGAAAGTTTTAACGACGAAAATTGTAACAATATGTGCGATAACTGTCGCCACCCGAAGCCGAAAGAAGAGGTGACCAATGAAACAAAAATGTTTTTGGAAGCTGTGAGAGACTTAGGAGAAAAATTCGACGTAGATCATTTGGCTCAAATATTTATGGGTGAGCGTACACAAGCTATCACCTTAAACCGCCATGATAAATTACCCGTATTTGCATCAGGGGCATATCGCGACATGGCTTTTTGGAAATCGATAGGAAGGCTATGTATGTTAAACCTATATACTTTTAAAGATATAGAAAACTATGGGCTGGTTAAGATGAACGCAAAGGGTGCAGCATGGTTAGCTGCTCCGCAAAAGGAGATGATGGCCAAAGACCAATCTTTCGAGCGAGTAACCGACGAAGATGGTAGCTCATTTGAAGTGGAAGCCGTGTACGATGACCAATTATTTACCATTCTAAAAGATTTGGTAAAAACTGTTGCCAAAGAAAAGAAACTCCCACCCTATGTAATTTTCACTGACCCAAGTTTAGAAGACATGGCTGTGAAATACCCCATTACGATGGAGGAATTGCAGAACATACAAGGAGTAAACAGCAATAAGGCAGCTAAGTATGGCCAAAAGTTTATTGAAGCTATTTCCAATTATGTAGAAGAGAATGAGATTGAAAGGCCAGATGACATGGTGGTGAAGTCGGTGGTAAATAAATCGGGAGCCAAGGTTGCGTTGATACTTAATATCGACAAGAAAAACTCCATCGACGATATAGCACGTGGAAGAGGAATGAACCGCGACGAAATGGTTGCCGAAATAGAAGGTATTATATATACAGGCACCAAACTTAACCTTCGCTATGCCGCTCAGTCTATATTGGACCAAAACCAGCAGGACGAAATATTCGAATACTATAGGCAATCAAGCAGCGACGATTTGGAAGAAGCTGTAAAATACTTTGATAGGGATTACAACCACGAAGAAATGCGATTGATGCGAATGATATTTATATCGGAAGTAGCGAATTAA
- the rsmA gene encoding 16S rRNA (adenine(1518)-N(6)/adenine(1519)-N(6))-dimethyltransferase RsmA, protein MVTPKKYLGQHFLRDENIAKKIANIPLDSGYEGDILEIGPGMGVLTKYMIAAFPKLNLKVCEIDKESVTYLKKVYPQLCIIEGDFLKLDLATCCDKEVYVIGNFPYNISSQIIFQILDQRHLVPGAAGMFQKEMAERITAKHGGKDYGILSVLTQSFYDVEYLFTVHEHVFSPPPRVKSGVIKLTRKENLGDFDPGFLKTLVKASFNQRRKTMRNSLSAYISSDEMKRNPVFDKRPEQLSVLEFQQLSNMML, encoded by the coding sequence TTGGTAACTCCCAAAAAATATCTCGGTCAACATTTTTTGCGTGATGAAAACATTGCAAAAAAAATTGCCAATATCCCCTTAGATAGCGGTTATGAAGGCGATATATTAGAAATAGGCCCTGGTATGGGTGTCCTTACCAAATATATGATAGCAGCTTTCCCTAAATTGAATCTGAAAGTGTGTGAAATTGACAAAGAGTCTGTAACCTATTTAAAAAAAGTATATCCGCAACTTTGCATCATAGAAGGTGATTTTTTAAAGCTTGATTTAGCTACCTGTTGCGATAAGGAAGTATATGTCATTGGCAATTTTCCTTATAATATATCTTCACAAATAATTTTTCAGATACTAGACCAAAGACATTTAGTGCCCGGTGCAGCAGGTATGTTCCAAAAAGAAATGGCTGAGCGAATTACGGCAAAACATGGTGGCAAGGACTATGGTATTTTGAGTGTTCTCACCCAGTCGTTTTACGATGTAGAATATTTATTCACGGTACACGAACATGTTTTTAGTCCGCCGCCTCGCGTAAAGAGCGGTGTTATAAAACTTACCCGAAAAGAAAACCTAGGCGATTTTGACCCCGGTTTCTTGAAAACACTCGTAAAGGCTTCATTCAACCAGCGAAGGAAAACCATGCGGAATTCTTTGTCTGCATATATTAGCAGCGACGAAATGAAACGAAACCCGGTGTTCGACAAACGCCCTGAGCAGCTTTCGGTGCTCGAGTTTCAGCAATTAAGCAATATGATGCTTTAG
- a CDS encoding alanine dehydrogenase translates to MDQGKSGFSELAKQATLQPQEMPAAVDTSNQQLLIGVAKDSTFQENRVPLTPSSVGLLVNNGHDVIIESGAGKGANFSDTNYSEAGARIAYDKKQVFEAEILLKVDPPTMEEIEMMKPDQLLISALQLTSLNTDYITALQKKKVNAVAYEFYKDSSGSIPIIRSMGEIAGSTSLLIAAEYLSSASGGKGEMLGGISGIPPTEVVIIGAGTVGEFAARAAIGLGASVKVFDNSLFKLRRLQNNIGERLFTAVLQPNILSRALKTADVAIGALRGEDNTSLCVVNEQMVMQMKPGSVVIDVCIDLGGCFETSEVTNHTNPVFRKHDVIHYCVPNISSRVARTASYALSNVLTPLLMNIADSGSFHKLIWERPGVRHGIYVYKGQLTNRHVAQRFNLQSKDIDLLIGAHL, encoded by the coding sequence ATGGATCAAGGGAAATCAGGTTTCAGTGAATTAGCCAAGCAAGCTACATTGCAGCCACAAGAAATGCCGGCTGCGGTGGATACCAGCAATCAACAATTGCTTATTGGGGTGGCCAAAGATAGTACCTTTCAAGAAAACAGGGTTCCGCTTACTCCCTCGTCTGTAGGGCTTTTGGTTAACAATGGCCACGATGTTATTATAGAATCGGGTGCGGGCAAGGGAGCCAATTTTTCTGATACCAATTATAGTGAAGCGGGTGCCCGTATAGCTTATGATAAGAAACAAGTTTTTGAGGCGGAAATATTACTAAAGGTGGATCCGCCCACAATGGAAGAAATTGAGATGATGAAGCCCGATCAACTGCTTATCTCTGCCCTTCAACTCACTAGCTTGAACACGGATTATATAACAGCTTTGCAAAAGAAAAAAGTAAATGCAGTGGCTTATGAATTTTATAAAGACTCATCGGGTAGCATCCCTATTATCCGCTCAATGGGCGAGATTGCAGGAAGTACCAGTTTGCTTATAGCAGCAGAATATTTGTCGAGTGCCAGTGGTGGCAAAGGCGAAATGTTGGGGGGCATATCAGGTATTCCACCCACCGAAGTTGTTATAATAGGAGCCGGCACTGTGGGCGAATTTGCTGCACGTGCAGCTATTGGATTAGGTGCCTCAGTTAAAGTATTTGACAATTCCCTGTTCAAGTTACGTAGGCTTCAAAACAATATTGGTGAGCGTCTTTTTACAGCGGTCTTGCAACCCAATATATTATCGCGTGCTTTAAAAACAGCTGATGTGGCTATTGGTGCTTTAAGAGGTGAAGACAATACTAGCCTTTGTGTGGTGAATGAACAAATGGTGATGCAGATGAAACCCGGGTCGGTGGTAATAGATGTGTGTATAGACCTTGGTGGCTGTTTTGAGACCAGTGAGGTAACAAACCATACAAACCCCGTTTTTCGCAAACACGATGTGATCCATTATTGTGTGCCCAATATATCATCGCGTGTGGCTCGCACAGCCAGCTATGCACTAAGCAATGTGCTCACACCTTTGCTAATGAATATTGCCGATAGCGGCAGTTTCCATAAGTTAATATGGGAAAGACCCGGTGTACGACATGGAATTTATGTATATAAAGGGCAACTTACTAACCGCCATGTGGCCCAACGATTCAACTTGCAAAGCAAGGATATTGATTTGCTTATTGGGGCCCATTTGTAG
- a CDS encoding glycosyltransferase family 39 protein → MYNYITKSFSEKFDWLLGKTTLMCLLIFCLNFVLKTIYITATPLSGDEPFSVYMSQMRVGVIWEYLFTGNNPPLYEIILHYWVNCFGVGEFSVRIFSVIISSLTGVFIYKIGFRFFNKQVALTASILFLFSNYHTFFSHEARCYTMLGLFTAASFYFFLHIIMGKPKKVTMACYILVNTLILYLHYFGAWVLFSQAIASVLVHFIYKRKIRAIIVSNFMVCLFYAPVLYILFQKISLDKNWDYSWLGKVTGLEPLYDMIWAFSNVPVSAVFCLVVLAISVFLLASKKIKASIPGVIILSWFFIIYILMFVVSFRIPMFHNRYVMPAAIAFPILMAYGAFIVSQLKYIKYVYIVMLCLFIVTSNFNPQPNLQTEQMVNLVKQNKNDEKCIVFFQPQWNLLGFCYYYDRELFKRVDEKSLYKNIETALSNKQIYGVNTTDEKVFLQLENYNKIIFIDTDHGTCFPGNHIQNLLGAKYQMVSHNPDTLGFGYYIYLKPTNGPQ, encoded by the coding sequence ATGTATAACTATATTACTAAATCGTTTTCAGAAAAATTTGATTGGCTTTTGGGCAAAACAACCTTGATGTGTTTGCTTATTTTCTGTCTCAACTTTGTATTAAAAACAATATATATTACAGCCACGCCACTAAGCGGGGATGAGCCATTTTCGGTGTATATGAGCCAAATGCGTGTTGGGGTTATTTGGGAATATTTGTTTACAGGCAATAACCCTCCTTTGTATGAAATTATTTTACACTATTGGGTAAACTGTTTCGGAGTAGGAGAATTTTCGGTAAGGATATTTTCGGTAATCATATCATCGCTCACAGGGGTTTTTATATACAAAATAGGTTTTCGTTTTTTCAATAAGCAAGTGGCCCTAACCGCTAGTATATTATTCTTGTTTTCCAATTACCATACCTTCTTTTCGCATGAGGCACGTTGCTATACGATGCTAGGCTTGTTTACGGCTGCATCATTTTATTTCTTTCTCCATATTATAATGGGCAAGCCCAAGAAAGTCACCATGGCGTGTTATATACTGGTTAATACACTCATACTATACCTCCATTATTTTGGGGCATGGGTACTTTTCTCGCAGGCAATAGCCTCGGTGCTGGTACACTTTATATATAAAAGAAAGATCAGGGCAATTATTGTATCGAACTTTATGGTATGCTTATTTTATGCACCAGTATTGTATATACTTTTTCAAAAAATAAGTTTGGACAAAAATTGGGACTATAGTTGGCTGGGCAAGGTAACAGGGTTAGAGCCTTTGTATGATATGATTTGGGCTTTCAGCAATGTGCCGGTGTCTGCAGTTTTTTGTCTAGTAGTATTGGCTATTTCTGTCTTTTTACTTGCTAGCAAAAAGATTAAGGCATCAATACCGGGAGTAATAATTCTGAGTTGGTTTTTTATTATATATATACTCATGTTTGTGGTATCGTTCCGCATACCTATGTTTCACAATCGTTACGTAATGCCTGCTGCTATTGCTTTTCCTATCCTGATGGCCTATGGTGCTTTTATTGTATCGCAATTAAAGTATATAAAATATGTATATATAGTTATGTTATGTTTGTTTATAGTTACTTCCAATTTTAACCCCCAACCTAATTTGCAAACTGAGCAAATGGTGAATCTAGTAAAGCAGAACAAGAATGACGAAAAGTGTATAGTATTTTTCCAGCCACAATGGAATTTGCTTGGCTTTTGTTATTATTATGATAGGGAACTCTTTAAACGAGTTGATGAAAAATCATTATATAAAAACATTGAAACAGCCTTAAGCAACAAACAGATATATGGAGTGAACACAACAGATGAAAAAGTTTTTTTGCAGCTAGAAAACTACAATAAAATTATTTTTATAGATACAGATCACGGCACTTGTTTTCCAGGCAATCACATTCAAAATCTTCTTGGGGCGAAATACCAAATGGTGTCGCACAATCCTGACACCTTAGGATTTGGGTATTATATATACTTGAAACCTACAAATGGGCCCCAATAA
- a CDS encoding M20 family metallopeptidase encodes MQDKETLKNIIKSKANEISNQIADFRHHLHAHPELSFKEFETCKFVEQKLKDIGISSIQHIATTGLVVLIEGQNPGKKTIALRADMDALPITEQNEVPYKSQNTGVMHACGHDVHTSCLLGAANILYNTRQLWEGTIKLLFQPGEEVLPGGASMLIKEGALQNPAPTAIFGQHVMPLIPVGKVGFRPGLYMASTDEIYVTVKGKGGHGAMPHLNIDPVLITSHIIIALQQIVSRNANPIVPSVLSFGKVTANGATNIIPNEVKLEGTFRTLDEIWRSKAHELMIKMATTIAESMGGSCEFRIDRGYPFLYNDETLTLQAKQNAIEYLGAENVVDLDIWMAAEDFSFYSQQMPACFYRLGTRNEAQGITSSVHTPTFDIDEAALEIGSGLMAWQAVCELQASLL; translated from the coding sequence ATGCAGGACAAAGAAACGCTAAAAAACATTATCAAATCAAAAGCAAATGAAATTAGCAATCAAATTGCCGACTTTCGTCACCATTTGCATGCTCATCCCGAACTGAGTTTCAAGGAGTTTGAGACTTGTAAATTTGTTGAGCAAAAACTTAAAGATATCGGTATTAGTTCAATCCAACATATTGCCACCACTGGTTTGGTTGTGCTGATAGAAGGACAAAACCCCGGCAAAAAAACCATTGCCCTGCGTGCCGATATGGATGCCCTGCCCATCACCGAACAAAACGAAGTGCCTTACAAAAGCCAAAACACTGGCGTGATGCACGCTTGCGGTCACGATGTACATACCAGTTGCCTGCTAGGTGCTGCCAATATATTATATAATACCCGCCAGTTGTGGGAAGGCACTATAAAACTTCTGTTCCAGCCCGGCGAAGAGGTGTTACCAGGGGGGGCTTCAATGCTCATAAAAGAAGGGGCTTTGCAAAACCCTGCACCCACCGCCATTTTTGGCCAACATGTTATGCCCCTGATACCTGTGGGTAAAGTTGGTTTCAGACCAGGTTTATATATGGCCAGTACCGACGAAATTTATGTAACGGTAAAGGGCAAAGGTGGCCACGGAGCTATGCCCCACCTCAATATTGACCCTGTATTAATTACCAGCCATATTATAATAGCATTGCAACAAATAGTGAGTAGGAATGCAAACCCTATCGTGCCATCGGTCTTAAGTTTCGGAAAAGTAACAGCCAATGGTGCTACCAATATAATTCCAAATGAGGTAAAACTGGAAGGGACCTTCCGCACCCTCGACGAGATCTGGCGTAGCAAAGCACATGAACTTATGATAAAAATGGCCACCACCATTGCCGAAAGCATGGGCGGTAGCTGTGAGTTTAGGATTGATAGGGGTTACCCATTCTTATATAATGATGAAACTCTCACTTTGCAAGCCAAACAAAATGCAATAGAATATTTAGGAGCAGAAAATGTGGTCGATCTTGACATCTGGATGGCGGCCGAAGACTTCAGTTTCTATAGCCAACAAATGCCTGCCTGTTTCTATAGACTTGGCACACGTAACGAGGCACAGGGCATCACTTCATCTGTTCACACACCTACTTTCGATATTGATGAAGCTGCACTGGAAATAGGAAGCGGCCTTATGGCTTGGCAAGCCGTGTGTGAGTTGCAGGCTAGTCTCTTATGA
- a CDS encoding PorV/PorQ family protein, whose amino-acid sequence MLKQAAFFVVLYLFITNTYAQTRKYSNEFLNIGVSARAFGMGNSVIASCNDVSAAYWNPAGLMRAKEKFQFSVMHSNYFSGIANYDYGGVYKRFDDQNAGGFSIIRFGIDNIPNTIDLRGPSGEIDYNRIKTFSAADWAFMGTYSHMLRNGNTSIGGTAKLIHRTIGSFANAWGFGFDFGMQHKKDDWIFAVMARDVTFTFTGWKYTFTETEKAQLQQTGNVVPQSSLEVATPRIIGGVSRKITLNEKISMLPEANLQITTDGRRNSLISTRAGSVNPSLGVETNYADIVFLRVGIYNFQKEKDILGKTKTTLQPTIGVGLKLNNLMVDYAFTDIGGSSAALYSHVFSLRLGIGKVETEE is encoded by the coding sequence ATGCTCAAACAAGCCGCCTTCTTCGTAGTATTATATCTATTTATCACTAACACGTATGCTCAAACGCGTAAGTACAGCAACGAGTTCCTCAATATTGGCGTATCAGCCAGAGCCTTTGGTATGGGCAATTCCGTTATAGCCTCGTGCAACGACGTATCGGCGGCATACTGGAACCCCGCAGGCTTAATGCGTGCCAAGGAGAAGTTCCAATTCTCGGTAATGCACAGCAACTACTTCTCAGGCATTGCCAATTACGACTATGGCGGGGTGTATAAACGCTTCGACGACCAAAATGCGGGAGGTTTTAGTATCATCCGTTTTGGAATAGACAATATACCGAACACCATAGACCTGCGTGGCCCCAGTGGCGAGATAGATTATAACCGCATTAAAACCTTTAGTGCTGCCGACTGGGCTTTTATGGGCACCTATAGCCACATGTTACGCAACGGCAATACCAGCATAGGCGGCACGGCCAAGCTTATACACCGAACCATTGGTAGCTTTGCCAATGCTTGGGGCTTTGGGTTCGATTTTGGAATGCAGCACAAAAAAGACGACTGGATTTTTGCCGTTATGGCCCGCGATGTAACCTTCACCTTTACAGGTTGGAAATATACCTTTACCGAAACCGAAAAGGCCCAACTGCAGCAGACAGGCAATGTGGTGCCGCAAAGTTCGCTAGAGGTGGCCACACCCCGCATTATAGGTGGCGTGTCACGCAAGATAACCTTAAATGAAAAAATATCCATGTTGCCCGAAGCCAACCTGCAAATAACCACCGATGGCCGCCGCAACAGCCTTATAAGTACCCGTGCAGGTAGCGTGAACCCCTCGCTGGGCGTGGAAACCAATTATGCCGATATAGTTTTTCTGCGTGTCGGAATCTACAATTTCCAAAAGGAAAAAGACATATTAGGCAAAACCAAAACCACCCTGCAACCGACCATTGGCGTGGGGCTGAAACTAAATAACCTGATGGTTGATTACGCCTTTACCGACATAGGTGGCAGCAGTGCCGCCCTTTACTCACACGTGTTCTCGTTGAGGCTGGGCATAGGGAAGGTGGAGACGGAGGAGTAG